A window from Acropora palmata chromosome 14, jaAcrPala1.3, whole genome shotgun sequence encodes these proteins:
- the LOC141866657 gene encoding melatonin receptor type 1B-B-like: MSMRLLNKSHLPLEKRSQAINMENNSWTTATVVVAAILVCTVIFIGILGNLVVLLVTIKGNRVRTKGRAFIASLTIADTLASTNLIFMLTSAVSYGKWVFGGTFCQLNGFLTSQFVASSTYSLQAISVNRYFIVVKENLYGSVFTARNQLLTIALIWCIPIPLAIGPVLGWSHFEFQPGKCLCLYDFRSSISYSMAVVLVTVLLPLLVMSLCYFLIFKRVTHHSNQVDTVMNNAQTLNIREVKITKTLFVVFAAYVVCFAPAAIVNLLKIVIPTFEIPLWIDILFTILVFFNHANNPIIYGALNRQYRKAFKDIFRNSVRLSYSGNDPVLAGNRVLPQVVDTKRLEVGLGTSRDAGVDRLAKRTTHQSTIL, from the coding sequence ATGTCAATGAGATTGCTTAATAAAAGCCACCTGCCATTAGAAAAGCGTTCGCAAGCAATAAACATGGAAAATAACTCTTGGACAACTGCAACCGTGGTAGTCGCAGCGATTCTTGTTTGTACTGTCATCTTTATTGGAATTTTGGGCAACTTAGTGGTTCTCCTGGTCACTATTAAAGGGAACAGAGTTCGTACCAAAGGGCGTGCATTTATAGCAAGCTTGACCATAGCCGACACTTTGGCTTCGACCAATTTGATCTTCATGCTGACATCTGCTGTCAGCTATGGCAAGTGGGTCTTCGGCGGCACTTTTTGTCAGCTTAATGGTTTTCTTACTTCGCAATTCGTTGCATCCTCGACATATAGTCTCCAAGCCATAAGTGTCAATCGATACTTCATTGTTGTCAAAGAAAACCTCTATGGGAGTGTTTTTACCGCGAGAAATCAGTTGCTAACTATAGCATTGATTTGGTGTATCCCTATTCCTCTTGCCATCGGACCTGTTCTTGGGTGGTcacattttgaatttcaaccAGGAAAGTGTCTTTGTCTTTATGATTTCCGCAGTTCCATTTCGTATTCCATGGCGGTGGTTCTAGTCACAGTGCTTCTTCCCCTTCTTGTAATGAGCTTGTGctattttctaattttcaaGCGAGTGACACATCACTCCAACCAAGTCGACACCGTGATGAATAACGCTCAAACTTTGAATATCCGGGAGGTGAAGATCACTAAAACACTTTTTGTAGTATTTGCTGCTTATGTAGTTTGCTTTGCTCCCGCTGCAATAGTCAACTTGCTGAAAATCGTGATACCTACTTTCGAGATTCCACTCTGGATCGACATTTTATTCACGattcttgtgtttttcaaTCATGCCAACAACCCGATCATTTATGGAGCATTGAACAGGCAATATCGAAAGGCTTTTAAGGATATCTTCAGAAATTCCGTGAGATTAAGTTATTCTGGCAACGATCCTGTGTTAGCAGGTAACAGAGTGTTGCCACAAGTCGTCGACACGAAACGACTAGAGGTTGGGCTTGGTACAAGCAGAGATGCTGGGGTTGATCGGTTAGCAAAACGTACAACACATCAATCAACGATTCTGTAG